The Dissulfurirhabdus thermomarina genome includes a region encoding these proteins:
- a CDS encoding energy-coupling factor ABC transporter ATP-binding protein, translated as MSHHIVAVEDLAFTFPDGTEALRGVSFRITHGEAVAVVGANGSGKSTLLAHLNGGLFPTRGRVRIGDFPITRAGLHDVRRTVGMVFQDPDDQLFMPTVYEDVAFGPLNLGCPAEEVEARVRRALEEVGAWRLRDRPPYRLSGGEKRLVSIAAVLSMDPSILVMDEPTANLDPLARRRVMELVASFHHTRIIATHDLDLALDLCPRTIVLGEGRVAADGPTEEILRDGAFLAAHHLELPLRLQGCPVCGRAG; from the coding sequence GTGAGCCATCACATCGTGGCCGTGGAAGACCTCGCCTTCACCTTCCCCGACGGGACGGAGGCCCTCCGGGGCGTCTCCTTCCGGATCACCCACGGGGAGGCGGTGGCGGTGGTGGGGGCCAACGGGAGCGGGAAATCCACGCTGCTCGCCCACCTGAACGGCGGCCTCTTCCCCACTCGGGGTCGGGTCCGCATCGGGGACTTCCCCATCACCCGGGCCGGACTCCACGACGTCCGCCGGACCGTGGGGATGGTCTTCCAGGACCCGGACGACCAGCTCTTCATGCCCACCGTCTACGAGGACGTGGCCTTCGGCCCCCTCAACCTCGGCTGTCCCGCGGAGGAGGTGGAGGCCAGGGTGCGCCGGGCCCTCGAAGAGGTGGGCGCCTGGCGGCTGCGGGACCGGCCGCCCTACCGCCTCTCGGGCGGGGAGAAACGCCTGGTCTCCATCGCCGCCGTGCTCTCCATGGATCCGTCCATCCTCGTCATGGACGAGCCCACCGCCAACCTCGACCCCCTGGCCCGGCGGCGGGTGATGGAACTCGTGGCCTCTTTCCACCACACGCGGATCATCGCCACCCACGACCTCGACCTGGCCCTGGACCTCTGCCCGCGGACCATCGTGCTGGGCGAGGGGCGGGTGGCCGCCGACGGCCCCACCGAGGAGATCCTCCGGGACGGGGCCTTCCTGGCGGCCCACCACCTGGAGCTGCCCCTCCGGCTCCAGGGATGCCCCGTCTGCGGCCGGGCCGGGTAG
- the lpxK gene encoding tetraacyldisaccharide 4'-kinase: MTDRRLAMLFRLGRPLSPLYETLMRVRARAYERGILDVLQLPCPVISVGNLSLGGSGKTPHVVAVGRWLRGRGIRPAVVSRGYGGRRARGGPRVVSDGDFLHATAAEAGDEPVLIAESLPGVPVVVHPDRYAAGRTAVARFHPDLVLLDDGFQHQRLGRDVDLVLLPAAAPFGTGRVFPGGDLREPPDALRRASAVLLTGAEWLTDAECERSRRQVQAVAPGCPVFLSAVRPTGLSDLAGNPLPMEYLEGTPVAAFCAVGRPEGFWDLLRDIGADLRRQAAFRDHHAYRERDLEGLEAAARGAGAKALVTTAKDAVKVRDLAGVRSKDRLPVWVLEVEVRPEEGFWHYLIGRLGPLLSRSIPA, translated from the coding sequence GTGACGGACCGGAGACTGGCCATGCTGTTCCGACTGGGACGGCCGCTGTCCCCCCTCTACGAGACCCTGATGCGGGTGCGCGCCCGGGCCTACGAGCGCGGGATCCTGGACGTCCTCCAACTCCCCTGCCCGGTGATCTCCGTGGGGAATCTCTCCCTGGGCGGCTCCGGCAAGACGCCCCACGTGGTGGCCGTTGGGCGGTGGCTCCGGGGGCGGGGAATCCGCCCGGCGGTGGTGAGCCGTGGCTACGGCGGCCGGCGGGCCCGGGGCGGGCCGCGGGTGGTCTCCGACGGGGACTTCCTGCATGCCACGGCGGCGGAGGCCGGGGACGAGCCGGTTCTCATCGCCGAGTCGCTGCCCGGCGTCCCGGTGGTGGTGCACCCGGACCGGTACGCGGCGGGACGTACCGCCGTGGCGCGATTCCACCCGGACCTCGTGCTCCTGGACGACGGTTTCCAGCACCAGCGCCTCGGCCGGGACGTGGACCTCGTGCTCTTGCCCGCGGCGGCCCCCTTCGGGACGGGGCGGGTCTTTCCGGGCGGCGACCTCCGCGAGCCGCCCGACGCCCTCCGGCGGGCCTCCGCCGTGCTCTTGACCGGGGCCGAGTGGCTGACGGACGCGGAATGCGAGCGGAGCCGTCGCCAGGTCCAGGCCGTGGCCCCGGGCTGCCCGGTCTTCCTGAGCGCCGTGCGCCCCACGGGGCTCTCGGACCTTGCGGGGAACCCCCTTCCCATGGAATACCTGGAGGGGACGCCGGTGGCGGCCTTCTGCGCCGTGGGGCGCCCGGAGGGGTTCTGGGACCTCCTGCGCGACATCGGGGCCGACCTCCGGCGGCAGGCGGCCTTCCGCGATCACCACGCCTACCGGGAGCGGGACCTCGAGGGCCTCGAAGCGGCGGCCCGCGGGGCGGGGGCCAAGGCCCTCGTGACCACCGCCAAGGACGCCGTCAAGGTCCGCGACCTGGCCGGGGTCCGGAGTAAGGACCGCCTGCCCGTCTGGGTCCTGGAGGTGGAGGTCCGCCCCGAGGAGGGCTTCTGGCACTATCTCATCGGCCGGCTGGGGCCGCTGTTGTCCCGTTCCATCCCGGCCTAG
- the der gene encoding ribosome biogenesis GTPase Der, with translation MDATSRLPTVSLVGRPNVGKSTLFNRLTRSRRALVDATPGVTRDTRAAAVACGGVTVRLLDTGGLTAGGDGGDVITRRTHEQTLAAVEASDLAVLVLDGSRGLSAADRELVDLLRRRGRPLLLVVNKVDGPRQEAFLPEFYELGAEVLPVSAAHRRGIGRLRDRIAKALGPPPEGEDAPASGEPAPAEATEPVRVALLGRPNAGKSSLVNRLVGAPRMIVTDVPGTTRDAVDTLLTRPGARDILLVDTAGIRRRARIRDRVEKFSVVKALEALEDADVAVVVLDAREGISEQDQRILGYVAEAGKGCVVACNKWDLVQGDPDLSRRRRTELERAARFVPYAPRLFLSARTGRRVDRLLAAVDEVAAQYEAEIPTGRLNQALQRALAARQPPMSRGRHVRLYYTTQVAARPPTFLVFANYPEAIPTSYRRFLANRFRAELGLEHTPVRLRFRERERRA, from the coding sequence ATGGACGCCACATCCCGCCTCCCCACCGTCTCCCTCGTCGGACGCCCCAACGTCGGCAAATCCACCCTCTTCAACCGGCTGACCCGGTCCCGCCGGGCCCTGGTGGACGCCACGCCGGGGGTGACCCGAGACACCCGGGCCGCCGCCGTGGCCTGCGGCGGCGTCACCGTCCGCCTGCTGGACACGGGCGGGCTCACGGCCGGTGGCGACGGCGGCGACGTCATCACCCGGCGCACCCACGAGCAGACCCTCGCGGCGGTGGAGGCCTCCGACCTCGCCGTTCTGGTCCTGGACGGGAGCCGGGGGCTCTCCGCCGCCGACCGCGAGCTGGTGGATCTCCTCCGCCGGCGGGGCCGGCCGCTGCTCCTCGTGGTCAACAAGGTGGACGGCCCCCGGCAGGAGGCCTTCCTCCCCGAGTTCTACGAGCTGGGCGCGGAGGTGCTCCCCGTCTCCGCGGCGCACCGCCGGGGGATCGGCCGCCTGCGGGACCGCATCGCCAAGGCCCTCGGGCCGCCCCCCGAAGGCGAAGACGCCCCGGCATCCGGGGAGCCGGCCCCGGCGGAGGCCACCGAACCCGTCCGGGTCGCCCTCCTGGGCCGGCCGAACGCCGGGAAGTCCTCCCTGGTCAACCGGCTCGTGGGGGCCCCCCGGATGATCGTGACGGACGTCCCCGGCACCACCCGCGACGCCGTGGACACCCTCCTGACCCGGCCGGGGGCCCGCGACATCCTCCTGGTGGACACCGCCGGGATCCGGCGCCGCGCGCGGATCCGGGACCGGGTGGAGAAGTTCAGCGTGGTGAAGGCGCTGGAGGCCCTCGAGGACGCGGACGTGGCCGTGGTGGTCCTCGACGCCCGCGAGGGGATATCGGAGCAGGACCAGCGGATCCTCGGCTACGTGGCCGAGGCGGGGAAGGGCTGCGTGGTGGCGTGCAACAAGTGGGACCTCGTGCAGGGCGACCCGGACCTCTCCCGCCGCCGGCGGACGGAGCTCGAAAGGGCCGCCCGGTTCGTCCCCTACGCCCCGCGCCTCTTCCTCTCGGCCCGCACCGGCCGGCGGGTGGACCGGCTGCTGGCCGCCGTGGACGAGGTGGCGGCCCAGTACGAGGCCGAGATCCCCACCGGGCGCCTCAACCAGGCCCTCCAGCGGGCACTCGCGGCCCGCCAGCCCCCCATGTCCCGCGGCCGCCACGTCCGCCTCTACTACACCACCCAGGTGGCCGCGCGTCCGCCCACCTTCCTGGTCTTCGCCAACTACCCCGAGGCCATCCCCACCTCGTACCGGCGCTTTCTCGCCAACCGGTTCCGGGCGGAGCTCGGCCTCGAACACACCCCGGTCCGCCTCCGCTTCCGCGAGCGGGAACGCCGCGCCTGA
- the clpB gene encoding ATP-dependent chaperone ClpB — MRFDKFTMKSQEALQEAQQLAESRGHQQIEPEHLLKVLLDHPEGIVASILKKLGADIPGIQAELEEALKKLPQVSGAAQVYISPNLKQVLDRAFAVADEMKDEYVSQEHLVLAMLEAGHTRAAQALSGRGVDRDAFMKAMAAIRGSQRITDPNPEDKYQALEKYARDLTALARQGKLDPVIGRDEEIRRVIQVLSRRTKNNPVLIGEPGVGKTAIVEGLAQRIVAGDIPETLRDRRIVALDMGALIAGAKYRGEFEERLKAVLKEVAERQGEVILFIDEIHTLVGAGASEGAMDASNMLKPALARGELHCIGATTIDEYRKYIEKDAALERRFQPVLVEEPSVEDTIAILRGLKEKYEVHHGTRIKDSAIVAAATLSHRYITDRFLPDKAIDLIDEAAAKLRIEIDSLPAEIDEIERRIMQLEIEREALKKESDPASRDRLGKIDKEVADLREQSDALKARWQQEKGTIQKIRDLKERIDQLRGEAERYQRQGDLNKVAEILYGKIPDLEKEVEAEQRRLEELQRDGTRMLKEEVDAQDIAAIISKWTNIPVAKLLEGEREKLVHMEELLRRRVIGQEKAVEAVSNAVRRARAGLQDPNRPIGSFIFMGPTGVGKTELARALAEFMFDTEQAMVRLDMSEFMEKHAVARLIGAPPGYVGYEEGGYLTEAIRRRPYSVILFDEIEKAHPDVFNILLQILDDGRLTDGKGRTVDFKNTIIIMTSNIGSQFIQEIQDPEEMERRVTEALRAHFRPEFLNRVDEVIIFHALTREHLTRIVDIQLGYLRNRLAEHGFALEVTDRAKAWIAEVGYDPNFGARPLKRAIQRHLEDPLALKVLEGAFKEGDTIVADVDENGRVQFSRK; from the coding sequence ATGCGATTCGACAAGTTCACCATGAAATCCCAGGAGGCCCTCCAGGAGGCCCAGCAGCTCGCGGAGAGCCGCGGGCACCAGCAGATCGAGCCGGAGCACCTGCTCAAGGTCCTGCTCGACCACCCGGAGGGCATCGTCGCCTCCATCCTGAAGAAGCTCGGGGCCGACATCCCCGGGATCCAGGCGGAGCTCGAGGAGGCCCTGAAGAAGCTGCCCCAGGTCAGCGGGGCCGCCCAGGTCTACATCTCGCCGAACCTCAAGCAGGTCCTCGACCGGGCCTTCGCCGTGGCCGACGAGATGAAGGACGAGTACGTCAGCCAGGAACACCTCGTCCTGGCCATGCTGGAGGCCGGCCATACCCGGGCCGCCCAGGCGCTTTCGGGCCGCGGCGTCGACCGGGACGCCTTCATGAAGGCCATGGCCGCCATCCGCGGCTCCCAGCGCATCACCGACCCCAACCCCGAGGACAAGTACCAGGCCCTCGAGAAGTACGCCCGGGACCTGACGGCGCTGGCCCGCCAGGGCAAGCTCGACCCGGTCATCGGGCGCGACGAGGAGATCCGCCGGGTGATCCAGGTCCTCTCCCGGCGGACCAAGAACAACCCGGTCCTCATCGGCGAGCCAGGCGTGGGCAAGACCGCCATCGTGGAGGGACTCGCCCAGCGCATCGTGGCCGGCGACATCCCCGAGACGTTGCGCGACCGGCGCATCGTGGCCCTGGACATGGGGGCCCTCATCGCCGGCGCCAAGTACCGGGGCGAATTCGAGGAACGGCTCAAGGCCGTCCTCAAGGAGGTGGCGGAGCGCCAGGGGGAGGTCATCCTCTTCATCGACGAGATCCACACCCTGGTGGGCGCGGGGGCCAGCGAGGGGGCCATGGACGCCTCCAACATGCTCAAGCCCGCCCTCGCCCGGGGCGAGCTCCACTGCATCGGCGCCACCACCATCGACGAGTACCGGAAGTACATCGAGAAGGACGCCGCCCTGGAGCGCCGCTTCCAGCCGGTCCTGGTGGAGGAGCCCTCCGTGGAGGACACCATCGCCATCCTCCGGGGGCTCAAGGAGAAGTACGAGGTGCACCACGGCACCCGGATCAAGGACTCCGCCATCGTGGCGGCGGCCACCCTCTCCCACCGCTACATCACGGACCGGTTCCTCCCGGACAAGGCCATCGACCTCATCGACGAGGCGGCGGCCAAGCTCCGCATCGAGATTGACAGCCTCCCGGCGGAGATCGACGAGATCGAGCGCCGCATCATGCAGCTCGAGATCGAGCGCGAGGCCCTCAAGAAGGAGAGCGACCCCGCTTCCAGGGACCGGCTCGGCAAGATCGACAAGGAGGTGGCCGACCTCCGGGAGCAGAGCGACGCCCTCAAGGCCCGGTGGCAGCAGGAGAAGGGCACCATCCAGAAGATCCGCGACCTCAAGGAGCGGATCGACCAGCTCCGGGGCGAGGCCGAGCGCTACCAGCGCCAGGGCGACCTCAACAAGGTGGCCGAGATCCTCTACGGCAAGATCCCCGACCTAGAGAAGGAGGTCGAGGCCGAGCAGCGACGCCTCGAGGAACTCCAGCGCGACGGCACCCGGATGCTCAAGGAAGAGGTGGACGCCCAGGACATCGCGGCCATCATCTCCAAGTGGACCAACATCCCCGTGGCCAAGCTCCTCGAGGGCGAGCGGGAGAAACTGGTCCACATGGAGGAACTCCTCCGGCGCCGGGTCATCGGGCAGGAGAAGGCCGTGGAGGCCGTCTCCAACGCCGTCCGCCGCGCCCGCGCCGGCCTCCAGGACCCCAACCGCCCCATCGGCTCCTTCATCTTCATGGGCCCCACGGGGGTCGGAAAGACGGAGCTCGCCCGGGCCCTGGCCGAGTTCATGTTCGACACCGAGCAGGCCATGGTCCGCCTCGACATGAGCGAGTTCATGGAGAAGCACGCCGTGGCGCGGCTCATCGGCGCGCCGCCGGGCTACGTGGGCTACGAGGAAGGCGGCTACCTCACCGAGGCCATCCGCCGCCGGCCCTACTCGGTGATCCTCTTCGACGAGATCGAGAAGGCCCATCCCGACGTCTTCAACATCCTGCTCCAGATCCTGGACGACGGGCGCCTCACCGACGGCAAGGGCCGGACGGTGGACTTCAAGAACACCATCATCATCATGACCTCCAACATCGGGAGCCAGTTCATCCAGGAGATCCAGGATCCCGAGGAGATGGAACGCCGGGTGACGGAGGCGCTCCGAGCCCACTTCCGGCCCGAGTTCCTGAACCGGGTGGACGAGGTCATCATCTTCCACGCCCTCACCCGGGAGCACCTGACCCGGATCGTGGACATCCAGCTCGGCTACCTGCGCAACCGCCTGGCAGAACACGGCTTCGCGCTCGAGGTCACCGACCGGGCCAAGGCCTGGATCGCCGAGGTGGGCTACGACCCGAACTTCGGCGCCCGGCCCTTGAAGCGCGCCATCCAGCGCCACCTGGAGGACCCCCTGGCCCTCAAGGTGCTCGAGGGCGCCTTCAAGGAAGGCGACACCATCGTGGCCGACGTGGACGAGAACGGCCGGGTGCAGTTCTCCCGGAAGTAG
- the cbiQ gene encoding cobalt ECF transporter T component CbiQ: MADLQRALLGLGRLDELARGESPVHRIDPRAKVATGLFFAAAVVSFDRTTVAALMPYAFFPVYLARRGGVPIGFLARRLAVAMPFALAVALPNPFFDRAEVFRVGPVGVTGGWLSLASVMVRFVLTAGAALALAATTGISGICRGLAGLGVPRAVVTQLLLLYRYLFVLLEEGLRTLRAWRLRSFAPGPPPLRLFVPMAGRLLLRTLDRSGRLHMAMLARGFDGRVHAVRPLRFGPRDVAFLAGWTFFFAAARWVDLSAWLGRLATGGLP, translated from the coding sequence GTGGCGGACCTCCAGCGCGCGCTGCTCGGGCTCGGGCGGCTCGACGAACTGGCCCGGGGGGAGAGCCCCGTCCACCGGATCGACCCGAGGGCCAAGGTGGCGACGGGGCTCTTCTTCGCCGCGGCGGTGGTCTCCTTCGACCGCACCACGGTGGCCGCCCTCATGCCCTACGCCTTCTTCCCGGTGTACCTGGCCCGCCGGGGCGGAGTGCCGATCGGGTTCCTGGCGCGGCGCCTGGCCGTGGCCATGCCCTTCGCCCTGGCGGTGGCCCTGCCGAACCCCTTCTTCGACCGGGCGGAGGTCTTCCGGGTGGGGCCGGTGGGCGTCACGGGGGGGTGGCTGTCGCTGGCCTCGGTGATGGTCCGGTTCGTCCTCACCGCCGGCGCCGCCCTGGCGCTGGCGGCCACCACGGGCATTTCCGGGATCTGCCGGGGGTTGGCCGGGCTGGGTGTCCCGCGGGCCGTGGTGACCCAGCTCCTCCTCCTCTACCGCTACCTCTTCGTGCTGCTCGAGGAGGGGCTCCGGACGCTCCGGGCCTGGCGCCTCCGCTCCTTCGCCCCCGGTCCGCCGCCGCTCCGGCTCTTCGTCCCCATGGCGGGCCGGCTCCTCCTCCGCACCCTCGACCGGTCGGGCCGACTGCACATGGCCATGCTGGCCAGGGGGTTCGACGGGAGGGTCCACGCCGTCCGGCCGCTCCGGTTCGGCCCGCGGGACGTGGCCTTCCTGGCCGGCTGGACCTTCTTCTTCGCCGCGGCGCGCTGGGTGGACCTTTCCGCGTGGCTCGGGCGGCTGGCGACGGGGGGGCTGCCGTGA
- a CDS encoding M42 family metallopeptidase, with the protein MEFSLLRELSAAPGVSGAEDAVRALVRRELAALGAEVEADGMGNLVARVPGPGPRLLVAAHMDEVGLLVRHVDEGGFCRVVTVGGIDPRVLYGQAVVVRGERDLAGVIGAAPPHLAGGGDRERVVPVDELFVDLGLPPGEAAALVRPGDPVTFPAFWAENDWGVQARALDDRAGLFVMLEALRRAGRPACDLYLAATVQEEVGLRGAVPVADRVRPDLVLVLEGTVANDLPGVPPHQVLAALGRGPELRLSDGRFLADREWTGFAAEVAAAAGLPRQVVVKKVGGTDAAVFQNAGGAARAAVLSLPVRYLHAPVGVACKADIEAAVALTAALMEQAPAFRPGRGRGE; encoded by the coding sequence TTGGAATTCTCGTTGCTTCGCGAGTTGTCGGCGGCGCCCGGGGTCTCCGGGGCCGAGGACGCGGTCCGGGCGCTGGTGCGCCGGGAGCTCGCGGCCCTCGGCGCCGAGGTCGAGGCGGATGGGATGGGCAACCTCGTGGCCCGCGTCCCCGGCCCGGGGCCGCGCCTCCTGGTGGCCGCCCACATGGACGAGGTGGGCCTCTTGGTGCGCCACGTGGACGAGGGCGGTTTCTGCCGGGTGGTCACCGTGGGCGGCATCGACCCCCGGGTCCTCTACGGGCAGGCCGTGGTGGTCCGGGGGGAGCGGGATCTCGCCGGCGTGATCGGCGCGGCGCCGCCCCACCTCGCCGGCGGGGGGGACCGGGAGCGGGTGGTCCCGGTGGACGAACTCTTCGTGGACCTCGGGCTGCCCCCCGGCGAGGCGGCCGCCCTGGTCCGGCCGGGAGACCCGGTGACCTTTCCCGCCTTCTGGGCGGAGAACGACTGGGGCGTCCAGGCCCGGGCCCTGGACGACCGGGCGGGGCTCTTCGTCATGCTGGAGGCGCTTCGCCGGGCGGGGCGCCCGGCCTGCGACCTCTACCTTGCGGCCACGGTCCAGGAGGAGGTGGGGCTGCGCGGGGCGGTCCCCGTGGCCGACCGGGTGCGGCCGGACCTGGTCCTCGTCCTGGAGGGGACGGTGGCCAACGACCTCCCCGGCGTGCCCCCGCACCAGGTGCTCGCCGCCCTGGGACGCGGGCCGGAGCTCCGCCTGAGCGACGGCCGTTTCCTGGCGGACCGCGAGTGGACGGGGTTCGCCGCCGAGGTGGCGGCGGCCGCCGGCCTGCCCCGCCAGGTGGTGGTCAAGAAGGTGGGGGGGACGGATGCCGCGGTCTTCCAGAACGCCGGCGGGGCGGCCCGGGCGGCGGTCCTCTCCCTCCCCGTGCGCTACCTCCACGCCCCGGTGGGGGTGGCTTGCAAGGCGGACATCGAGGCGGCGGTGGCCCTCACCGCCGCCCTCATGGAACAGGCCCCGGCCTTCCGCCCGGGGCGGGGCCGGGGGGAGTGA
- the rdgC gene encoding recombination-associated protein RdgC, with protein sequence MGILSAAVGVTRYRVVDPVPGDFWSWAADRVAARAFREREPDTAERRSGWAAVAHPLEEGVTLADMAFGDYLVLALRVDERRLPAAVLKKHCLREEARVAAETGRRRLPRQHRAEIRERVRRSLLARALAVPKTADFTWHVSTGQVLFLSCQTGLREAFEDLFLRTFERRLHPVVPYLLAQELLPDVDRRRALAELRAEVLV encoded by the coding sequence ATGGGGATCCTTTCAGCGGCCGTGGGTGTCACCCGGTACCGGGTGGTGGACCCGGTCCCCGGGGACTTCTGGAGCTGGGCCGCCGACCGGGTGGCGGCCCGGGCCTTCCGCGAGCGGGAGCCGGATACCGCCGAGCGCCGTTCCGGGTGGGCCGCCGTGGCCCACCCCCTGGAAGAAGGCGTGACGCTTGCCGACATGGCCTTCGGGGACTACCTGGTCCTGGCGCTCCGCGTGGACGAGCGCCGGTTGCCCGCCGCGGTGCTCAAGAAGCACTGCCTCAGGGAAGAGGCCCGGGTGGCCGCCGAGACGGGCCGGCGCCGGCTGCCGCGGCAGCATCGGGCCGAGATCCGGGAACGGGTTCGCCGGTCGCTGCTCGCGCGGGCCCTGGCCGTTCCCAAGACCGCCGACTTCACCTGGCACGTCTCCACCGGGCAGGTCCTCTTCCTCTCGTGCCAGACCGGCCTGCGGGAGGCCTTCGAGGATCTCTTCCTCCGCACCTTCGAGCGCCGGCTCCACCCGGTGGTGCCCTATCTCCTCGCCCAGGAACTCTTGCCGGACGTCGATCGGCGCCGCGCCCTGGCGGAACTCCGGGCGGAGGTCCTGGTCTGA
- a CDS encoding energy-coupling factor ABC transporter permease: MADALLSPGVGAVMWGAAAAGVGHAARRLRSAPEGRASLMGVLGAFVFTAQMINFAIPGTGSSGHLVGGLLLAVLLGPHAALVVMTSILAVQALFFADGGLLALGANIANMGLVPCYVAYPLYRRLAGADPTPARRAAAAVAAAVAGCEIGALGVVLETTASGIASLPAGTFLLLMLPIHLPIGLVEGGVTAAVVSYLAQARPEWAAGGPASAAGAGRGLLAAVAAAAVVTGGCLAWTASDLPDGLEWSVARVTGTAGEAGVAGAVSRAHDLFSGLQERTAFLPGYAFRSPAAGERLGTSVSGLVGGGLTLALAGLFGWAISRRRAGPG, encoded by the coding sequence ATGGCCGACGCATTGCTCTCGCCCGGGGTGGGGGCGGTGATGTGGGGGGCGGCCGCCGCCGGGGTGGGCCACGCGGCCCGGCGGCTCCGATCGGCGCCGGAGGGGCGGGCGTCCCTCATGGGGGTCCTCGGGGCCTTCGTCTTCACCGCCCAGATGATCAACTTCGCCATCCCGGGAACGGGTTCCAGCGGGCACCTGGTGGGCGGGCTGCTGCTTGCGGTGCTGCTCGGGCCCCACGCGGCGCTCGTGGTGATGACGTCCATCCTGGCGGTCCAGGCCCTCTTCTTCGCCGACGGGGGGCTCTTGGCCCTCGGCGCCAACATCGCCAACATGGGCCTCGTCCCGTGCTACGTGGCCTATCCCCTCTACCGGCGCCTGGCCGGGGCCGACCCGACCCCGGCCAGGCGCGCCGCCGCGGCCGTGGCGGCCGCCGTGGCGGGCTGCGAGATCGGGGCCCTCGGCGTGGTGCTGGAGACCACGGCCTCGGGGATCGCCTCTCTCCCGGCCGGGACCTTCCTGCTCCTCATGCTCCCCATCCACCTCCCCATCGGTCTCGTGGAGGGAGGGGTGACCGCCGCCGTGGTGAGCTACCTGGCCCAGGCGCGGCCGGAGTGGGCGGCGGGCGGCCCGGCCTCGGCGGCCGGGGCCGGACGGGGGCTGCTCGCGGCCGTGGCCGCCGCGGCGGTGGTGACCGGCGGGTGCCTGGCCTGGACCGCCTCGGACCTCCCGGACGGGCTCGAGTGGTCGGTGGCCCGGGTGACGGGGACGGCCGGCGAGGCGGGCGTCGCGGGCGCGGTCTCCCGGGCCCACGACCTCTTCTCCGGCCTCCAGGAGCGGACGGCATTCCTCCCCGGTTATGCCTTCCGCTCGCCGGCGGCGGGCGAGCGGCTCGGCACCAGCGTCTCCGGCCTCGTCGGCGGCGGGCTCACCCTGGCGCTGGCGGGCCTCTTCGGCTGGGCCATCTCCCGCCGCCGGGCCGGGCCGGGCTGA
- a CDS encoding sensor histidine kinase, producing MRPNLGFKIILVFLTSQFVLLAVLGFLYARRGVELLEEELVERGRSIAHYLAHASVEGVLRKDPDLLQTPVIGALIQRDVVGVRIEDLNGTALVDVGDTHDAPGVTLFEAVVQERKAHADAETELYLLGIEDWSKDVGRVQVYVSRKAIRAKMGELKLYILLLSLVGLAVTGTLGIWLIRLFVSGPVGALAEGVRRISGGDLDTRVVLRSNDELADLARAFNGMVRSLRRQITERVAMASRAAQRRNLVILGELSAMLLHEVGNTLNRFGVIRYRLSQETLSPQGEEALEEFERELGSLDRFTRNVSLFSRKPEVKLVPVDLAALVQTLVASMRLMDPKGVDFQVELPRGEGCTALLDEELVRHALLNLVKNAVDAVAPGGRVEVRLQEAGGNWEIRISDNGPGIPPDRLEDVFTPFFSTKGPEGTGLGLAIARSFIEAHGGRLTVESRPGRTTFTVRLPAHGLEGAAG from the coding sequence ATGCGGCCCAACCTCGGCTTCAAGATCATCCTCGTCTTCCTGACCAGCCAGTTCGTGCTGCTGGCCGTCCTCGGGTTCCTGTACGCCCGGCGGGGGGTGGAACTCCTCGAGGAGGAACTGGTGGAGCGGGGCCGGTCCATCGCCCACTACCTCGCCCACGCCAGCGTGGAGGGCGTGCTCCGGAAGGACCCGGACCTCCTCCAGACGCCGGTGATCGGGGCCCTCATCCAGCGGGACGTGGTGGGGGTGCGCATCGAGGACCTCAACGGGACGGCCCTCGTGGACGTGGGCGACACCCACGACGCCCCCGGCGTGACCCTCTTCGAGGCCGTGGTGCAGGAGCGGAAGGCCCACGCCGATGCGGAGACCGAGCTCTACCTCCTGGGGATCGAGGACTGGTCCAAGGACGTGGGCCGGGTGCAGGTCTACGTCTCCCGGAAGGCCATCCGGGCCAAGATGGGCGAGCTCAAGCTCTACATCCTGCTGCTCTCCCTGGTGGGGCTCGCCGTCACCGGGACCCTCGGGATCTGGCTCATCCGGCTCTTCGTCTCGGGCCCCGTGGGGGCCCTGGCCGAGGGCGTGCGCCGGATCTCCGGCGGGGACCTCGACACCCGGGTCGTGCTGCGATCCAACGACGAGCTGGCGGACCTCGCCCGTGCCTTCAACGGCATGGTGCGCTCCCTCCGGCGACAGATCACCGAGCGGGTGGCCATGGCGAGCCGGGCGGCCCAGCGCCGGAACCTCGTGATCCTCGGCGAGCTCTCCGCCATGCTCCTCCACGAAGTGGGCAACACCCTCAACCGGTTCGGGGTCATCCGCTACCGGCTGAGCCAGGAGACCCTCTCCCCCCAGGGGGAGGAGGCCCTCGAGGAGTTCGAGCGGGAACTGGGCAGCCTCGACCGCTTCACCCGAAACGTCTCCCTCTTCTCCCGGAAGCCCGAGGTGAAGCTCGTCCCGGTGGACCTTGCCGCCCTGGTCCAGACCCTGGTGGCCTCCATGCGGCTCATGGACCCGAAGGGGGTGGACTTCCAGGTGGAACTCCCCCGGGGGGAGGGCTGCACGGCCCTCCTCGACGAGGAGCTGGTGCGCCACGCCCTCCTCAACCTGGTCAAGAACGCGGTGGACGCCGTGGCCCCCGGCGGCCGGGTGGAGGTCCGGCTCCAGGAGGCCGGCGGCAACTGGGAGATCCGCATCTCGGACAACGGCCCGGGGATCCCCCCGGACCGCCTGGAAGACGTCTTCACCCCCTTCTTCTCCACCAAGGGCCCGGAGGGGACCGGCCTCGGCCTCGCCATCGCCCGCTCCTTCATCGAGGCCCACGGGGGGCGGCTCACCGTGGAGAGCCGCCCGGGCCGGACCACCTTCACCGTGCGCCTTCCCGCCCACGGCCTCGAGGGCGCCGCCGGCTGA